One Novipirellula caenicola genomic window carries:
- a CDS encoding sulfatase-like hydrolase/transferase translates to MLNLVKKTLYTLIAVAIGSVTGMAADSKPNVVFILADDLGWSDTTLYGTTSFYKTPNIERLAKRGMTFTRAYSSSPLCSPTRASVLTGLSPARHGITSPNCHLLRVVLNAIAKNQGPPTQKATVPESVSRLNTTYYTLAEMLKDNGYTTGHFGKWHLGPEPYSPLEHGFDVDVPHHPGPGPAGSYVAPWKFKDFDHDPQIPDEHLEDRMAKEAVAFLEQHADEPFFLNYWMFSVHAPFDAKQTLIDKYQKQIDPNDPQRSPTYAAMIESMDDAVGTLLDTLDRLGIADNTIIVFASDNGGNMYNEVDGTSATSNAPLRGGKATMYEGGVRGPAIVVHPGTVSPGSRSDEIIQSIDFYPTLLEMLSIEPQPNQHFDGVSIVPALQGKSLDREAIFTYFPHSPGVPDWLPPAISVHAGDWKLIRLFHSGDDGQHRYKLYNLKQDIGERNNLADQYPERVSQLDALIEQHLVETGAVRPLPNPKFDPSKYDVTLEGKARMKGSANGPKKSKTNPPGKPIAGWQPGGTCTLANSNGALVVTSTGGDPYLSHSLPSAINDSSFAFHFTMTSDSSGRGQFYWQEQGMGPFAAKRSQVVDIQHDGGTHEYIIRFKTKNPLVAVRIDPSRGTGKMEISDIRLVGENDTTHYQLQLPAAPAVSTRRERKPNVIVIFTDDHGYADLSCQDVFDDVKTPHLDALATGGVRMTDGYCTAPQCVPSRGGLISGQYQTKWGLESNPQFQDAKVLKRFAALQTIPERLQQAGYATGMAGKWHLGPNHADAIAVHGFDKVFHKNSNGPGHWNMNLAGEDVAPQPQHGGGYHIDLISQFACSFIDRFRDQPFFFYLACRAPHVPLDAPQKYLDRFPGKMPERRRQALAMLSAVDDGVGQIVATLQKHKLDEDTLIFVIGDNGAPLKIHKLDAPGGGPGWDGSLNDPMNGEKGMLTEGGIRVPFLVHWKGTIPGGQVYSHPVISLDVGATACSLAGLPDDPALDGVNLLPYLTGAKQDAPHEVLFWRWLGQSAIRKGKWKYLRSDDREYLFDVENDFQETRNLLQSTPEIAASLRADLEAWAQTQSPPGIWALKSEAMSNQAAKYFDWYLDGKRNEEWSPRKPKQPRTKPTKPQVNP, encoded by the coding sequence ATGTTGAACCTAGTCAAAAAAACACTCTACACGCTGATTGCCGTCGCCATCGGAAGCGTGACCGGTATGGCAGCCGATTCAAAACCCAATGTCGTCTTCATTCTGGCGGATGACCTGGGCTGGAGCGATACGACGCTGTACGGAACGACGTCGTTCTACAAGACGCCGAATATTGAGCGACTGGCGAAACGCGGCATGACGTTCACACGTGCTTATTCCTCTAGCCCGTTGTGTTCACCGACGCGAGCGAGTGTTTTGACGGGACTTAGTCCTGCCCGTCATGGCATCACCTCGCCCAATTGCCATTTGCTACGAGTCGTCCTCAACGCGATTGCCAAGAATCAAGGTCCGCCGACTCAAAAAGCCACCGTTCCTGAATCGGTCTCACGACTGAATACCACGTATTATACCTTGGCCGAAATGCTCAAAGACAACGGCTATACCACCGGCCACTTTGGAAAGTGGCATCTCGGACCGGAGCCCTACTCGCCGCTTGAACATGGCTTCGATGTCGATGTACCGCATCATCCGGGCCCGGGCCCGGCGGGCAGCTACGTCGCGCCATGGAAATTCAAAGATTTTGACCATGACCCGCAGATTCCTGACGAACATCTCGAGGATCGCATGGCGAAAGAAGCGGTCGCGTTTTTGGAACAACACGCGGACGAGCCCTTCTTTTTGAATTACTGGATGTTCAGTGTCCATGCGCCGTTTGATGCCAAGCAAACGCTGATCGACAAGTATCAAAAACAAATTGACCCCAACGATCCTCAACGCAGCCCCACCTACGCCGCCATGATCGAAAGCATGGATGACGCGGTGGGCACATTGCTGGACACATTGGATCGACTTGGCATTGCCGACAACACCATCATCGTCTTCGCCTCGGACAATGGCGGAAACATGTACAACGAAGTGGATGGCACCTCGGCAACCAGCAACGCACCGCTACGCGGTGGAAAGGCAACGATGTACGAAGGAGGCGTACGCGGGCCGGCAATCGTGGTCCACCCCGGAACGGTTTCACCGGGTTCGCGAAGCGACGAGATCATTCAGAGCATCGATTTCTATCCAACGCTGCTGGAAATGCTCTCGATCGAACCGCAACCGAACCAACATTTCGACGGCGTTAGCATCGTGCCTGCACTGCAGGGCAAATCGCTCGATCGCGAAGCCATCTTCACGTACTTCCCTCATTCGCCTGGCGTCCCCGATTGGTTGCCTCCTGCGATTAGCGTCCACGCGGGCGACTGGAAACTGATACGTCTGTTCCACAGCGGAGATGATGGCCAGCATCGCTACAAACTTTACAATCTAAAACAAGATATCGGCGAGCGTAACAATCTTGCCGATCAGTATCCCGAGCGAGTCAGCCAACTGGATGCGCTGATCGAACAGCACCTTGTCGAGACGGGTGCCGTCCGACCGCTACCGAACCCAAAGTTTGATCCGTCCAAGTACGACGTGACACTCGAAGGGAAAGCGAGAATGAAAGGTAGCGCAAACGGACCTAAGAAATCGAAAACGAATCCGCCCGGTAAACCGATCGCAGGATGGCAGCCCGGCGGCACCTGCACTCTGGCGAATTCAAATGGCGCACTGGTTGTCACCAGCACGGGTGGCGATCCCTATCTCAGTCACTCGCTGCCCAGTGCAATCAACGATTCGTCATTTGCGTTCCATTTCACCATGACTTCGGACTCGTCCGGCAGAGGCCAATTTTACTGGCAGGAACAGGGAATGGGCCCATTTGCCGCCAAGCGTAGCCAAGTGGTTGACATTCAACACGACGGTGGCACGCACGAGTACATCATCCGATTCAAAACGAAGAACCCGTTGGTGGCTGTACGAATCGATCCGTCGCGAGGCACTGGCAAGATGGAAATCTCGGACATTCGATTGGTCGGCGAGAATGACACCACGCACTACCAATTGCAGTTGCCAGCGGCACCTGCCGTGTCGACGCGGCGTGAACGGAAACCCAATGTGATTGTCATCTTCACCGATGACCACGGCTACGCCGACCTAAGTTGCCAAGATGTTTTTGACGACGTGAAAACGCCACACCTCGATGCACTGGCCACCGGCGGCGTTCGCATGACCGATGGCTACTGCACAGCCCCCCAGTGTGTGCCGTCACGTGGCGGGCTGATCAGCGGGCAATACCAGACAAAATGGGGACTCGAATCCAATCCCCAATTTCAGGACGCGAAGGTGTTAAAACGTTTCGCTGCCCTACAGACCATCCCCGAGCGTTTGCAGCAAGCCGGTTATGCCACGGGAATGGCTGGCAAATGGCACCTCGGACCGAATCACGCCGACGCAATCGCCGTGCACGGATTCGACAAGGTGTTCCACAAGAACAGCAATGGCCCGGGACACTGGAACATGAATTTGGCGGGCGAAGACGTCGCTCCACAACCGCAGCATGGCGGCGGTTATCACATCGACTTGATCTCTCAGTTCGCTTGTTCCTTTATCGATCGATTCCGCGACCAACCGTTCTTTTTCTACCTCGCTTGCCGGGCACCCCACGTACCGCTGGACGCGCCCCAAAAATACCTTGACCGATTCCCTGGCAAGATGCCCGAGCGACGACGCCAAGCGTTAGCGATGCTGTCGGCCGTTGATGATGGCGTTGGCCAGATCGTGGCAACGCTGCAAAAGCACAAACTTGACGAGGACACGCTGATCTTTGTCATCGGCGACAACGGCGCACCACTGAAAATTCACAAGTTGGATGCTCCCGGCGGAGGTCCCGGATGGGATGGGTCGCTGAACGATCCGATGAATGGTGAAAAAGGCATGTTGACCGAAGGCGGGATCCGAGTCCCATTCTTGGTGCACTGGAAAGGCACGATTCCGGGTGGCCAAGTCTATTCGCATCCGGTCATCTCGCTAGACGTTGGTGCAACCGCCTGTTCTCTCGCTGGTCTGCCCGATGATCCGGCGCTCGATGGCGTCAACCTGCTGCCCTATCTGACCGGAGCAAAACAGGACGCTCCGCATGAAGTCCTGTTTTGGCGATGGCTCGGTCAATCCGCGATCCGAAAAGGAAAATGGAAATACCTCCGCAGCGACGACCGCGAATACCTTTTTGACGTCGAGAACGACTTCCAAGAGACCCGCAACTTGCTACAAAGTACACCCGAGATTGCGGCATCGCTGCGAGCGGATCTCGAAGCATGGGCCCAGACGCAGTCGCCCCCTGGAATCTGGGCATTGAAGTCCGAAGCGATGAGCAACCAAGCGGCAAAATACTTTGATTGGTACCTCGACGGAAAACGAAATGAGGAATGGTCGCCGAGGAAACCGAAGCAGCCGCGAACCAAACCAACCAAACCACAGGTCAATCCGTGA
- a CDS encoding sulfatase codes for MMYNHAPTFRILSCSLLAIALVSQSVAESPQRKPDIVVYLADDLSAADLSIYGGTNIETPAISQLAGEGMVFNRAFVASPSCAPSRAALLTGLMPAPNGAEENHSYPRSEVLRLPQLLNELGYQTAAFGKVAHSRSVTDYHFDTFDRKQNIPEVRENVKSFLEKRTDPRPLALFVGVSNPHVPWPSESTVDPNSMTMPPQLLDTPRTRVQRTRYLQEVKDLDAYLSELRGLTQRHLSDRTVFVFSSDHGAQFPFGKWTLYDEGIQVPLIVSWPGEIEKGSRTDAMVSWVDLLPTLIDIAGGTIPESLDGRSFAKVLRGTADSHRDRIFTTHSGDKKMNVYLSRSIRNDRYKLIYNPHPEFAFTTHIDLLLRETSGDYFKEWTDKAKTDARAAKIVASYHGRPEYELFDLQADPDEQINLAGTPELAEVQQKLSTELNHWMKEQGDQLTVFHEPLMLDAPETWVPRKN; via the coding sequence ATGATGTACAACCATGCCCCAACGTTCCGAATTTTAAGCTGCAGTTTGTTGGCCATTGCTTTGGTCTCGCAGTCGGTTGCAGAGTCACCCCAACGCAAACCTGATATTGTCGTCTATTTAGCCGACGATCTTTCCGCAGCCGATTTGTCGATTTATGGCGGAACCAATATCGAGACACCCGCGATCAGCCAGTTAGCCGGCGAAGGAATGGTCTTCAACCGGGCCTTTGTCGCTAGCCCCTCATGTGCTCCGAGCCGAGCGGCATTGCTGACCGGGCTGATGCCAGCTCCTAACGGTGCCGAAGAGAATCACAGTTATCCTCGCAGCGAGGTTTTACGTCTGCCGCAACTGCTAAACGAACTGGGGTATCAGACCGCGGCATTTGGCAAAGTGGCGCATTCACGAAGTGTGACCGATTATCATTTCGATACGTTCGATCGCAAACAGAACATCCCCGAGGTACGCGAGAACGTCAAATCATTTCTCGAGAAGCGTACCGATCCGCGACCGCTTGCGTTGTTTGTCGGGGTGTCGAACCCGCATGTCCCGTGGCCAAGCGAATCGACGGTGGATCCCAATTCGATGACGATGCCCCCGCAATTGTTGGACACGCCGCGAACTCGCGTGCAACGCACTCGTTATCTTCAAGAAGTCAAAGATTTGGATGCTTACCTGAGCGAACTTCGTGGGCTCACCCAGCGTCATTTGTCCGATCGCACGGTCTTTGTTTTCTCGAGTGACCATGGTGCGCAATTCCCTTTCGGCAAATGGACGTTGTACGACGAAGGGATTCAGGTTCCGTTGATTGTTTCGTGGCCGGGGGAAATCGAGAAGGGCTCGCGAACGGACGCCATGGTCAGTTGGGTAGACCTGCTGCCGACGCTGATCGATATCGCCGGGGGTACGATTCCCGAATCGTTGGACGGACGTTCATTTGCAAAGGTATTGCGTGGTACCGCCGACTCGCATCGCGATCGAATTTTTACGACGCATAGCGGTGACAAGAAGATGAACGTGTATCTAAGTCGGTCAATTCGAAACGATCGCTACAAATTGATCTACAATCCACATCCCGAGTTCGCATTCACCACCCACATCGATTTGTTGCTTCGCGAAACCTCGGGCGACTATTTCAAAGAATGGACCGACAAAGCGAAAACGGACGCACGTGCCGCGAAGATCGTAGCGAGCTATCACGGCCGGCCCGAGTACGAGTTGTTTGACCTGCAGGCCGATCCCGACGAACAAATTAATCTCGCCGGAACACCCGAGTTGGCTGAAGTGCAACAGAAGCTTTCAACCGAATTGAACCATTGGATGAAAGAGCAAGGCGATCAGTTGACCGTTTTCCATGAGCCGCTGATGTTGGATGCACCTGAAACCTGGGTGCCTCGCAAAAACTAG
- a CDS encoding adenylate/guanylate cyclase domain-containing protein, translating into MLKRHSSDPSTSLDHDDVDGTTARWSFFQRYGLVVVGLSPLIANAIGSVFNIAYNHVQVEPLLSTAQMTRFRECWQWFNLLVYPMAVVCFVTPLIWLRPVHNALIAGDAVDANVLQKAQKRIVNLPWWFLLVAATGWLSCIPVFPAALYAVPEPLSGDVVAHLITSFLTASLIAVTHSFFAVELAIQKFLFPVFFQQHNPAAVPGGVPLNITARGVLWIFSAVVSPVVSLVLILLLPDAAHRAPWFAIAVGVVAILFGLISSVMLSKLVATPIHELNLASMRVASGDLTARVDLLRADDFGMLIERFNNMVQGLREREQLQQTFGRHVGEEAARQIMSHGDRLSGREESVSVMFVDVRNFTRFSSHHSPEQVVTALNVFFREAVEIVEAHGGMVNKFLGDGFMALFGIGKESDHHAQRAVETAKTMLQWVAQSRPLFEQAGWPDLQIGVGINTGTAVVGSIGSPKRQEYTAIGDTVNVAARVESLTKDLGCSLIVTQCTADQLSPEVTLRELPPQRVKGKTDPLQVFAVDY; encoded by the coding sequence ATGTTAAAACGACACTCCTCTGACCCATCGACCTCACTCGATCACGATGACGTCGATGGCACGACCGCTCGCTGGAGCTTCTTTCAGCGTTACGGTTTGGTCGTTGTCGGATTGTCACCGCTGATTGCCAACGCGATCGGCAGCGTTTTCAACATTGCTTACAACCACGTGCAAGTCGAACCGCTGCTATCGACCGCTCAAATGACCCGCTTCAGGGAATGTTGGCAGTGGTTCAATCTGCTTGTCTATCCGATGGCAGTCGTCTGTTTTGTCACGCCGTTGATTTGGTTGCGGCCGGTGCACAACGCGTTGATCGCGGGCGATGCCGTGGACGCCAACGTGTTGCAGAAAGCTCAAAAGAGGATAGTGAATTTGCCGTGGTGGTTTTTGTTGGTTGCGGCCACCGGTTGGCTCAGTTGCATTCCCGTTTTCCCCGCGGCACTCTACGCGGTTCCTGAACCGTTATCGGGTGACGTCGTCGCCCATCTGATCACGTCCTTCTTGACCGCATCGTTGATTGCGGTCACGCATAGTTTCTTTGCCGTCGAACTAGCGATTCAAAAATTTCTGTTCCCGGTATTCTTCCAGCAGCACAATCCCGCAGCGGTGCCCGGCGGCGTGCCGCTGAACATCACCGCCCGTGGCGTGTTGTGGATCTTCTCGGCGGTGGTCAGCCCAGTGGTTTCGCTGGTGTTGATTTTGCTGCTTCCCGACGCCGCCCATCGAGCTCCCTGGTTCGCCATCGCCGTGGGAGTGGTCGCCATTCTGTTTGGATTGATCTCAAGCGTGATGTTGTCCAAGTTGGTGGCGACTCCGATTCACGAGCTGAACTTGGCTTCGATGCGAGTGGCAAGCGGCGATTTAACCGCACGAGTCGATCTGCTGCGTGCGGATGATTTTGGCATGTTGATCGAGCGATTCAATAACATGGTCCAAGGGCTGCGTGAACGCGAACAACTTCAACAGACGTTCGGCCGACATGTGGGAGAAGAAGCCGCTCGTCAAATCATGAGCCACGGCGATCGCTTGAGCGGTCGTGAAGAGTCGGTGTCGGTGATGTTTGTCGATGTTCGCAACTTCACTCGGTTTTCGTCACATCACTCACCTGAACAAGTCGTGACGGCACTGAATGTGTTCTTTCGCGAAGCCGTCGAGATCGTCGAGGCTCATGGCGGGATGGTCAACAAATTTTTGGGCGATGGATTCATGGCATTATTTGGCATCGGAAAGGAGTCCGACCACCATGCCCAACGCGCGGTGGAAACCGCAAAGACCATGTTGCAGTGGGTTGCCCAATCACGTCCTCTGTTCGAGCAAGCGGGATGGCCCGATTTGCAAATCGGCGTCGGAATCAATACCGGCACCGCGGTCGTCGGCAGCATCGGATCTCCCAAACGACAAGAGTACACCGCCATCGGCGACACCGTGAACGTCGCCGCGCGAGTCGAATCACTAACCAAAGACCTCGGTTGTTCGCTGATTGTGACTCAGTGCACCGCCGATCAACTCTCGCCGGAAGTGACGCTACGCGAATTGCCGCCACAGCGAGTCAAAGGCAAAACGGATCCGCTGCAAGTCTTTGCCGTCGACTATTAA